One Brassica napus cultivar Da-Ae chromosome A1, Da-Ae, whole genome shotgun sequence genomic region harbors:
- the LOC106411655 gene encoding protein RRP6-like 2 isoform X4, whose protein sequence is MAADDSPGLKSLEALIGGSLPENLSKLSSTCLAIPANKDFHFLCNFDEFKLRIDEISGTSQCVLETIGGFCGKPMRYSGDDAYDWLVNLNDEVLQRIDLDLEDTMKKETDPVHGKAKVSFHIATIKKPQEEYKILVNNANVPFEHVWLEKKENNLGFIHPLEKLSVMDFVDKDISEMKPVEPLSLEGIPFTLVEEINDLKDLAAKLSSVDEFAVDLEHNQYRSFQGLTCLMQISTRTEDYIVDTFKLWDHIGTYLRDIFKDPKKKKVMHGADRDIIWLQRDFGIYVCNLFDTGQASRVLKLERKSLEFLLKHYCGVAANKQWVIIQPLLTFLLKHTLTLRSTSIILIACRYQNADWRIRPLPDVMTRYAREDTHYLLYIYDVMRVDLHTVAKEDEKPDSPLVEVYKRSYDVCMQLYEKELLTENSYLHINGVQAANFNAVQLAIVAGLCEWRDRIARADDESTGYVLPNKTLLEIAKEMPINVGKLRRLLKSKLPYIERNVDAVISVIRRSMQNAAAFEPVVQSLKTWHPGTVFENNIESTVEETCTEAVVASSLSSKKFLQVENDIGGVRTTVLYGSGKCGCFGGTKRWFWSFAFKEEVWK, encoded by the exons ATGGCAGCCGACGATTCCCCGGGGCTGAAATCCCTGGAGGCGTTGATCGGTGGTTCTCTCCCGGAGAATCTCTCGAAGCTATCTTCTACTTGTCTTGCAATTCCAGCTAATAAGGATTTCCATTTTCTCTGCAATTTCGATGAGTTCAAGCTTCGGATTGATGAGATTTCAGGGACCTCGCAGTGTGTTCTTGAGACGATCGGTGGCTTCTGTGGGAAACCGATGAGATATTCAGGTGATGATGCGTATGACTGGCTTGTTAACCTGAACGATGAAGTTCTCCAGAGAATTGATTTGGATTTGGAAGACACAATGAAGAAGGAAACTGATCCGGTACATGGAAAGGCAAAGGTTTCGTTTCATATAGCAACTATAAAGAAGCCTCAGGAGGAGTATAAGATTTTGGTGAACAACGCAAATGTACCGTTTGAGCATGTTTGGTTGGAGAAGAAGGAGAACAATCTAGGCTTTATTCATCCACTG GAGAAACTTTCAGTGATGGACTTTGTTGATAAAGATATATCAGAGATGAAACCTGTTGAACCCCTCTCTTTGGAAGGAATTCCATTCACGCTTGTTGAAGAAATCAATGATCTGAAGGATTTAGCTGCGAAGTTGTCTAGTGTTGATGAGTTTGCT gtTGATCTGGAGCATAATCAGTATAGGTCTTTTCAAGGATTAACATGCTTGATGCAAATATCTACCAGAACGGAGGATTATATAGTCGATACATTCAAGCTTTGGGATCACATTGGTACATATCTCAGGGATATTTTCAAAGACCCTAAAAAGAAAAAG GTTATGCATGGAGCAGATCGAGATATTATTTGGCTTCAACGTGACTTCGGCATATATGTTTGCAATCTCTTTGACACAGGACAG GCCTCAAGGGTGCTAAAGCTGGAGAGAAAGAGTCTTGAATTTCTTCTGAAACATTATTGTGGAGTTGCTGCAAATAAACAGTGGGTCATAATTCAGCCTTTGTTAACCTTTCTTCTTAAGCACACTCTCACTCTTCGTTCAACGTCTATTATCCTAATTGCCTGCAGATACCAAAATGCAGACTGGAGAATACGACCCCTTCCAGATGTAATGACAAG ATATGCTagagaagatacacattatctTTTGTACATTTATGATGTGATGCGAGTAGATTTGCACACAGTAGCAAAAGAAGACGAGAAACCTGACTCCCCTCTGGTAGAG GTTTACAAGCGCAGCTATGATGTGTGCATGCAACTATATGAGAAAGAGCTTCTGACTGAGAATTCATATCTTCACATTAATGG GGTTCAGGCAGCTAATTTCAATGCGGTTCAACTTGCCATTGTTGCG GGGCTTTGTGAATGGCGAGATCGGATTGCACGAGCAGACGATGAAAGCACTGGTTATGTATTACCAAacaaaactcttcttgaaataG cgAAAGAGATGCCAATTAATGTGGGAAAGTTGCGACGGTTGTTAAAGTCAAAGCTTCCTTACATCGAGCGTAATGTTGACGCGGTGATCAGTGTCATCAGGCGATCAATGCAAAATGCAGCGGCGTTCGAGCCAGTTGTTCAATCCTTAAAAACATGGCATCCTGGAACG GTCTTTGAGAATAATATTGAAAGCACCGTTGAGGAAACATGCACAGAAGCTGTTGTAGCTTCTTCTCTGAGTTCAAAGAAGTTTTTGCAGGTTGAAAATGACATCGGGGGCGTCAGGACCACAGTCTTGTATGGTTCAGGAAAG TGTGGATGTTTCGGAGGAACAAAGCGGTGGTTTTGGAGCTTTGCCTTCAAAGAGGAAGTTTGGAAGTGA